One Phalacrocorax aristotelis chromosome Z, bGulAri2.1, whole genome shotgun sequence DNA window includes the following coding sequences:
- the LOC142050232 gene encoding uncharacterized protein LOC142050232 gives MLSLPGLNATPAAADNGSTSQDPPSPPQHVENTAMELENRCPICLDRWEDTSYVTPCLHQFCYLCILQWAETKPECPLCKSIILSIMHWVQADDNFDEDVITPPAEPSAVRCQAGGVPDGPATQSLHHPAAAPSQPTGLLPSPPEGDLQPSTWAYLFGNHPGLLQPILTWMHQELGLIFENQHSRTATVEGLIVSLLILFGLDEDLLVQLLQSSLQTHTATFVHQLIDVAVQQCSGEARRLLVLEVTQAAGGQDRSPVASTSSTASQEGSSTPGLAAPISPEGTNDFNLPRTAAAAHNENPGSHLSAPIPIAREQEEPEEDAAGPSPVSRGTERSPGEPRRHLKRRAGSPEASSPAKKRPPRWQD, from the exons atgctttctcttccaggacTTAA TGCaacacctgctgctgcagataATGGCTCAACATCTCAAGATCCCCCAAGCCCACCGCAGCATGTGGAGAACACAGCCATGGAGCTGGAAAACCGCTGTCCAATATGCTTGGACAGATGGGAGGACACCAGCTATGTGACACCATGCCTCCACCAATTCTGCTATCTGTGCATCCTGCAGTGGGCTGAGACGAAGCCAGAGTGCCCCCTCTGCAAGAGCATTATCCTCTCCATAATGCACTGGGTGCAGGCAGATGACAACTTTGATGAGGATGTCATCACACCACCTGCAGAACCATCAGCAGTCAGATGCCAGGCAGGAGGAGTTCCTGATGGTCCAGCTACCCAAAgcctccatcaccctgcagcagcaccatcaCAGCCTAcagggctgctgcccagccctccTGAGGGTGACCTCCAGCCCAGTACCTGGGCATACCTTTTTGGGAACCACCCAGGTCTCCTCCAGCCTATTCTGACTTGGATGCATCAGGAGCTGGGACTGATCTTTGAGAACCAGCATTCACGGACAGCCACAGTGGAGGGCCTCATCGTGTCTCTCCTGATTCTCTTTGGGCTGGATGAAGATCTACTGGTCCAGCTGCTGCAGTCCTCCCTCCAAACACACACGGCGACATTTGTGCACCAGCTTATTGATGTTGCTGTGCAGCAGTGCAGTGGGGAGGCCCGCCGTTTGCTGGTCCTGGAGGTCACCCAGGCTGCCGGGGGGCAGGACAGAAGCCCCGTGGCTTCCACTAGCTCTACTGCCTCCCAAGAAGGGTCTTCCACACCTGGCCTGGCTGCCCCCATCAGCCCTGAAGGAACCAATGATTTCAACCTCCCCagaactgcagcagctgcccaTAATGAGAATCCTGGCAGCCATCTCTCTGCCCCCATTCCTATTGCCAGGGAGCAAGAGGAGCCTGAGGAGGACGCGGCAGGTCCATCTCCTGTTAGCCGGGGCACTGAACGCTCCCCTGGGGAGCCACGGCGACACCTGAAAaggagggcaggcagccctGAAGCCTCTTCTCCAGCCAAGAAGAGGCCACCCCGCTGGCAAGACTAG